A window of Acropora muricata isolate sample 2 chromosome 3, ASM3666990v1, whole genome shotgun sequence contains these coding sequences:
- the LOC136911231 gene encoding uncharacterized protein isoform X1 → MKFCVGLERTLDDAGWTTLNSSLRGNLRRISKSLIFESAKNPELKLSFDHMMSQAKAATVVLFGEQHHQPSILKAQLCVLERMVTQSKLLSSQNPEGTFTVNVVMEMFNHQQQALLDAYQANQISLTELIRQYSGTEGFAMEHYGYILEVSKKLGAKLVAGFVPKFFCKMITREGKNKALEKIEQSGGLPKEFYVDGSEDHYQYFQGLISGNLDTTVDKYRRIFPAQVLRDSSFAYTVMDIIQKSNGHARILGICGSGHLDHRFGIPERISPEVSTYVLTSRAQDDPVEHDVADCVYRYIS, encoded by the exons ATGAAGTTTTGTGTTGGACTTGAGAGGACTCTTGATGAT GCTGGCTGGACAACTCTTAATTCATCTCTGAGGGGAAATTTAAGGAGAATCTCCAAGTCTTTAATCTTCGAATCAGCAAAGAATCCAGAACTGAAATTAAGCTTTGATCATATGATGTCACAGGCTAAGGCTGCCACTGTTG TTTTGTTTGGTGAACAGCACCATCAGCCATCAATACTCAAGGCCCAGTTGTGTGTTCTTGAAAGAATGGTTACACAGTCAAAGCTTTTGTCCTCCCAAAATCCTGAGGGAACATTCACTGTCAATGTTGTCATGGAAATGTTTAACCACCAACAACAGGCTCTACTTGATGCTTATCAAGCCAATCAAATTTCTCTTACTGAACTCATCAGGCAGTACAGTGGTACAGAAGGATTTGCAATGGAACATTATGGGTATATTCTAGAGGTCTCAAAAAAACTTGGAGCCAAGCTTGTGGCTGGATTTGTTCcaaaatttttttgcaagatGATTACCAGGGAGGGGAAAAACAAAGCCTTAGAGAAAATTGAACAATCTGGAGGACTTCCCAAAGAATTTTATGTGGATGGCTCTGAGGATCATTACCAATACTTCCAGGGgctgattagtggaaatttagACACTACTGTTGACAAATATCGACGGATATTTCCAGCACAGGTACTCAGGGACAGTTCATTTGCCTACACAGTTATGGATATTATACAGAAGTCAAATGGACATGCTCGAATTCTGGGAATTTGTGGTTCAGGGCATTTAGACCACAGATTTGGTATCCCAGAAAGAATATCACCAGAGGTTTCTACTTATGTGTTGACGTCGCGTGCACAAGATGATCCAGTAGAACATGATGTTGCAGACTGTGTTTATCGATACATTTCTTAA
- the LOC136911231 gene encoding uncharacterized protein isoform X3: MMSQAKAATVVLFGEQHHQPSILKAQLCVLERMVTQSKLLSSQNPEGTFTVNVVMEMFNHQQQALLDAYQANQISLTELIRQYSGTEGFAMEHYGYILEVSKKLGAKLVAGFVPKFFCKMITREGKNKALEKIEQSGGLPKEFYVDGSEDHYQYFQGLISGNLDTTVDKYRRIFPAQVLRDSSFAYTVMDIIQKSNGHARILGICGSGHLDHRFGIPERISPEVSTYVLTSRAQDDPVEHDVADCVYRYIS, translated from the exons ATGATGTCACAGGCTAAGGCTGCCACTGTTG TTTTGTTTGGTGAACAGCACCATCAGCCATCAATACTCAAGGCCCAGTTGTGTGTTCTTGAAAGAATGGTTACACAGTCAAAGCTTTTGTCCTCCCAAAATCCTGAGGGAACATTCACTGTCAATGTTGTCATGGAAATGTTTAACCACCAACAACAGGCTCTACTTGATGCTTATCAAGCCAATCAAATTTCTCTTACTGAACTCATCAGGCAGTACAGTGGTACAGAAGGATTTGCAATGGAACATTATGGGTATATTCTAGAGGTCTCAAAAAAACTTGGAGCCAAGCTTGTGGCTGGATTTGTTCcaaaatttttttgcaagatGATTACCAGGGAGGGGAAAAACAAAGCCTTAGAGAAAATTGAACAATCTGGAGGACTTCCCAAAGAATTTTATGTGGATGGCTCTGAGGATCATTACCAATACTTCCAGGGgctgattagtggaaatttagACACTACTGTTGACAAATATCGACGGATATTTCCAGCACAGGTACTCAGGGACAGTTCATTTGCCTACACAGTTATGGATATTATACAGAAGTCAAATGGACATGCTCGAATTCTGGGAATTTGTGGTTCAGGGCATTTAGACCACAGATTTGGTATCCCAGAAAGAATATCACCAGAGGTTTCTACTTATGTGTTGACGTCGCGTGCACAAGATGATCCAGTAGAACATGATGTTGCAGACTGTGTTTATCGATACATTTCTTAA
- the LOC136911228 gene encoding carbonic anhydrase-like — MQMAKFLLVAFVTAAVISITLGEDWSYSVGASDGPENWSGICASGKKQSPIDILTKKTEYDYSLGSFTLTNYKHASPQNFKSFNNKHTLQVSLPSDYYKVSGSNLPGTFTTVQLHLHWGSDNTKGAEHGMDGMFYPAEIHFVSFNNKYPNISESLSHSDGLAVLGVLLKIGASKNIHYDKFLMESRVPKEPGTNYTMTIPSFPLDPLLPADRTKYFRYNGSLTTPTCNEAVTWTVFKEAVEISKAQMDMLRGLKMNASNEIVDNYRPVQPLNGRTVKSSFMVITDQAITLQMSRVVLLPILFAALFML; from the exons ATGCAGATGGCtaaatttttgcttgtggcaTTTGTAACTGCTGCTGTAATTTCCATCACACTCGGTGAAG aTTGGAGTTACAGTGTTGGTGCATCGGATG GGCCTGAGAACTGGAGTGGTATTTGCGCGTCCGGCAAGAAACAATCCCCCATAGACATCTTGACTAAAAAAACAGAGTACGACTACTCTCTGGGGAGCTTCACCTTGACCAACTACAAACACGCATCACCACAGAATTTCAAGAGTTTTAACAACAAGCACACTCTCCAAGTTTCTTTGCCGTCAGATTATTATAAAGTGAGTGGCAGCAATTTGCCTGGCACTTTTACAACGGTACAGTTGCATCTTCACTGGGGTTCTGACAACACAAAGGGAGCTGAACATGGTATGGATGGGATGTTTTATCCTGCAGAG ATCCATTTTGTCAGCTTCAATAACAAATACCCAAACATAAGCGAATCGTTGTCCCATTCGGATGGCCTGGCTGTGCTTGGCGTTCTTCTTAAG ATTGGAGCTTCAAAAAACATTCACTATGATAAGTTTTTGATGGAAAGTAGGGTACCAAAAGAACCAG GCACGAACTACACGATGACCATTCCATCTTTCCCGCTGGATCCTCTTCTACCCGCCGACAGAACAAAATATTTCCGGTACAATGGCTCCCTTACCACCCCAACCTGCAACGAAGCAGTTACTTGGACTGTCTTCAAAGAGGCTGTTGAAATATCGAAGGCCCAg ATGGACATGTTACGTGGCCTCAAAATGAATGCCTCCAATGAAATAGTTGACAACTACCGACCAGTGCAGCCGCTGAATGGCCGAACAGTGAAGAGCAGTTTCATGGTTATAACTGACCAGGCAATCACTCTGCAAATGTCCAGAGTCGTTTTGCTGCCAATTCTGTTTGCGGCTCTTTTCATGCTCTAA
- the LOC136911231 gene encoding uncharacterized protein isoform X2: MNLIRDLHGDCMAGWTTLNSSLRGNLRRISKSLIFESAKNPELKLSFDHMMSQAKAATVVLFGEQHHQPSILKAQLCVLERMVTQSKLLSSQNPEGTFTVNVVMEMFNHQQQALLDAYQANQISLTELIRQYSGTEGFAMEHYGYILEVSKKLGAKLVAGFVPKFFCKMITREGKNKALEKIEQSGGLPKEFYVDGSEDHYQYFQGLISGNLDTTVDKYRRIFPAQVLRDSSFAYTVMDIIQKSNGHARILGICGSGHLDHRFGIPERISPEVSTYVLTSRAQDDPVEHDVADCVYRYIS; the protein is encoded by the exons ATGAACTTAATTCGTGATTTACACGGAGATTGTATG GCTGGCTGGACAACTCTTAATTCATCTCTGAGGGGAAATTTAAGGAGAATCTCCAAGTCTTTAATCTTCGAATCAGCAAAGAATCCAGAACTGAAATTAAGCTTTGATCATATGATGTCACAGGCTAAGGCTGCCACTGTTG TTTTGTTTGGTGAACAGCACCATCAGCCATCAATACTCAAGGCCCAGTTGTGTGTTCTTGAAAGAATGGTTACACAGTCAAAGCTTTTGTCCTCCCAAAATCCTGAGGGAACATTCACTGTCAATGTTGTCATGGAAATGTTTAACCACCAACAACAGGCTCTACTTGATGCTTATCAAGCCAATCAAATTTCTCTTACTGAACTCATCAGGCAGTACAGTGGTACAGAAGGATTTGCAATGGAACATTATGGGTATATTCTAGAGGTCTCAAAAAAACTTGGAGCCAAGCTTGTGGCTGGATTTGTTCcaaaatttttttgcaagatGATTACCAGGGAGGGGAAAAACAAAGCCTTAGAGAAAATTGAACAATCTGGAGGACTTCCCAAAGAATTTTATGTGGATGGCTCTGAGGATCATTACCAATACTTCCAGGGgctgattagtggaaatttagACACTACTGTTGACAAATATCGACGGATATTTCCAGCACAGGTACTCAGGGACAGTTCATTTGCCTACACAGTTATGGATATTATACAGAAGTCAAATGGACATGCTCGAATTCTGGGAATTTGTGGTTCAGGGCATTTAGACCACAGATTTGGTATCCCAGAAAGAATATCACCAGAGGTTTCTACTTATGTGTTGACGTCGCGTGCACAAGATGATCCAGTAGAACATGATGTTGCAGACTGTGTTTATCGATACATTTCTTAA